One Salmo trutta chromosome 26, fSalTru1.1, whole genome shotgun sequence DNA window includes the following coding sequences:
- the mmp20b gene encoding matrix metalloproteinase-20, whose product MHLLFCWTCVLVLVLPGPCSTAPTSIPEEEVTALLTGQTQEDLKLATEYLRHYYNLKKEQPLARIKRYLPSFTSKVKDMQSFFGLNTTGSLDSETLEVMSTPRCGVSDVEDYSHNNRVNRWNKNVITYSIGRYTSDLPHSTVDSLIESALSVWARASTLTFVRSRTQRADIMVEFATFEHGDAYPFDGAKGTLAHAFGPGEGIGGDAHFDDDETWTAGSKGFNLYLVAAHEFGHSLGLRHSQNPESLMYPTYKSSRSSHNLLSKEDIAIINSLYGPKNSQPYYYHRHGWNPLYNPWFLGSHFPLMMQNKCSADLSFDAVSTLGDATFFFKDKYLWIKHNQQYDIKEGPINNFMPKIESKIDAAFWVPRRSTAYLIHESIYWTVKGSIVKGKPKPISNFGFPPWVQEIDAAVHIVKTGRTLFFIHDIYYSYNENRRVMDAGYPQYISDDFQGLNTIIDAAVYKDGFIYFFVGPQVYKYDYTQKQVVGNEKANTWLGC is encoded by the exons GAGTACCTCCGGCATTATTACAACCTGAAGAAAGAGCAACCTTTGGCTCGGATCAAGAGGTACCTGCCCTCGTTCACCTCCAAGGTGAAGGACATGCAAAGCTTCTTTGGCCTCAACACCACAGGCAGTCTGGACTCTGAGACCCTGGAGGTGATGAGTACCCCTCGCTGTGGGGTCTCTGATGTAGAGGACTACAGTCACAACAACCGAGTCAACCGCTGGAACAAGAACGTCATCACCTACAG CATTGGCAGGTACACCAGTGATTTGCCTCACAGCACGGTGGACTCTCTGATCGAGTCGGCGCTCAGCGTCTGGGCCAGGGCCAGCACTCTGACCTTTGTCAGGTCACGCACACAGAGGGCCGACATCATGGTGGAGTTTGCTACCTTTG AGCACGGTGATGCCTACCCGTTTGATGGGGCTAAGGGCACTTTGGCACATGCCTTTGGCCCTGGAGAGGGAATTGGAGGCGATGCCCACTTTGACGACGATGAAACTTGGACGGCAGGGTCAAAGG GGTTCAACCTGTATCTAGTGGCAGCCCATGAGTTTGGTCATTCTTTAGGCTTAAGGCACTCCCAAAACCCAGAGTCACTGATGTATCCTACATACAAATCCAGTCGCAGTTCACACAACCTGCTCTCCAAAGAGGACATTGCAATAATCAACTCACTTTACG GTCCAAAAAACAGTCAGCCATATTACTACCACAGACATGGCTGGAATCCACTTTACAACCCCTGGTTCCTGGGTTCCCACTTCCCTCTGATGATGCAGAACAAATGTTCAGCTGACCTGTCCTTTGATGCTGTCTCCACCCTGGGGGATGCCACCTTCTTTTTCAAAGACAA GTATCTATGGATCAAGCACAACCAGCAATATGATATAAAAGAAGGTCCTATCAACAACTTCATGCCAAAGATTGAATCCAAAATTGATGCTGCCTTCTGGGTCCCTCGGCGATCCACTGCTTACCTGATTCATG AATCCATATACTGGACGGTGAAGGGTTCCATTGTGAAAGGCAAACCTAAGCCCATCAGCAACTTTGGCTTCCCACCATGGGTTCAGGAAATAGATGCAGCGGTACACATTGTCAAAACAGGACGCACGCTGTTCTTCATTCACGACATTTACTACAG TTATAATGAAAACCGAAGAGTTATGGATGCTGGATACCCACAGTACATCAGTGATGATTTCCAAGGGCTCAATACTATTATCGATGCAGCTGTCTACAAAGATG GCTTCATCTACTTCTTCGTTGGACCACAAGTGTACAAGTACGATTATACCCAGAAACAAGTTGTTGGAAATGAGAAAGCAAATACCTGGCTCGGATGCTAG